Proteins encoded in a region of the Streptomyces sp. NBC_01298 genome:
- a CDS encoding ABC transporter permease, translating into MKSATTWLRRNLVVIAGLGTLAYLILPNVVVTVFSFNNPTGRFNYAWQEFSLDAWKDPCGVADMCGSLSLSLQIALWATIGATVLGTAIAFAMVRYRFRGRGAVNSLIFLPMAMPEIVMAASLLALFLNMGIQLGFWTILIAHVMFCLSFVVAAVKARVLSMDPRLEEAARDLYAGPVQTFLRVTLPIAAPGIAAGALLSFALSFDDFIITNFNSGNTVTFPMFVWGSAQRGTPVQINVIGTAMFVIAVLVVLGGQMVANRRKKAQPK; encoded by the coding sequence ATGAAGAGCGCCACCACCTGGCTGCGCCGCAATCTCGTCGTGATCGCGGGGCTCGGCACGCTCGCGTACCTGATCCTGCCGAACGTCGTCGTCACGGTCTTCTCCTTCAACAACCCCACCGGGCGCTTCAACTACGCCTGGCAGGAGTTCTCCCTCGACGCGTGGAAGGACCCCTGCGGGGTCGCCGACATGTGCGGGTCCCTGTCCCTCTCGCTCCAGATCGCCCTGTGGGCCACCATCGGCGCGACCGTACTGGGCACGGCGATCGCCTTCGCGATGGTCCGCTACCGGTTCCGGGGGCGCGGCGCGGTCAACTCGCTGATCTTCCTGCCGATGGCCATGCCCGAGATCGTGATGGCGGCGTCCCTGCTCGCCCTCTTCCTCAACATGGGCATCCAGCTCGGCTTCTGGACGATCCTGATCGCCCACGTGATGTTCTGCCTCAGCTTCGTCGTCGCCGCGGTCAAGGCCCGGGTGCTCTCCATGGACCCCCGCCTGGAGGAAGCGGCCCGCGATCTCTACGCCGGACCCGTGCAGACCTTCCTGCGCGTCACCCTGCCGATCGCGGCCCCCGGCATCGCGGCGGGCGCGCTGCTCTCCTTCGCGCTCTCCTTCGACGACTTCATCATCACCAACTTCAACTCGGGCAACACCGTCACCTTCCCCATGTTCGTGTGGGGATCGGCCCAGCGCGGTACGCCTGTACAGATCAACGTCATCGGCACGGCGATGTTCGTCATCGCGGTCCTGGTGGTGCTGGGCGGCCAGATGGTCGCCAACCGCCGCAAGAAAGCACAGCCCAAGTAA
- a CDS encoding ABC transporter permease, translating into MTAPATLPEVAVSAEPPVHKPSLKKRLVPYWLLLPGILWLVVFFVLPMVYQASTSVQTGSLEEGFKVTWHFQTYWDAFTEYYPQFLRSLLYAGTATALCLLLGYPLAYLIAFKAGRWRNLLLVLVIAPFFTSFLIRTLAWKTILADGGPVVGVLNTVGFLDVTSWLGMTEGDRVLATPLAVVCGLTYNFLPFMILPLYTSLERIDTRLHEAAGDLYARPATVFRKVTFPLSMPGVVSGTLLTFIPASGDYVNAELLGSTDTRMIGNVIQSQYLRILDYPTAAALSFILMAIVLVMVTIYIRRAGTEDLV; encoded by the coding sequence GTGACCGCCCCCGCGACCCTGCCCGAGGTCGCCGTCTCCGCCGAGCCCCCGGTGCACAAGCCGTCCCTGAAGAAGCGCCTGGTCCCGTACTGGCTGCTGCTCCCGGGCATCCTGTGGCTGGTCGTCTTCTTCGTGCTGCCGATGGTCTACCAGGCCTCCACCTCGGTGCAGACCGGCTCCCTCGAAGAGGGCTTCAAGGTCACCTGGCACTTCCAGACCTACTGGGACGCCTTCACCGAGTACTACCCGCAGTTCCTGCGCTCCCTGCTCTACGCCGGCACCGCGACCGCGCTGTGCCTGCTGCTGGGCTACCCGCTGGCCTACCTGATCGCCTTCAAGGCGGGCCGCTGGCGCAACCTGCTCCTGGTGCTGGTCATCGCCCCGTTCTTCACCAGCTTCCTGATCCGCACCCTCGCCTGGAAGACGATCCTGGCCGACGGCGGCCCGGTGGTCGGCGTCCTCAACACGGTCGGCTTCCTCGACGTCACCAGCTGGCTCGGCATGACCGAGGGCGACCGCGTCCTCGCCACGCCGCTCGCGGTCGTCTGCGGTCTGACGTACAACTTCCTCCCCTTCATGATCCTTCCGCTCTACACCTCGCTGGAGCGCATCGACACCCGCCTCCACGAGGCGGCCGGGGACCTGTACGCCCGTCCCGCCACGGTCTTCCGCAAGGTGACCTTCCCGCTGTCCATGCCGGGCGTGGTCTCCGGGACCCTGCTGACCTTCATCCCGGCGAGCGGCGACTACGTCAACGCCGAACTGCTCGGCTCCACGGACACCCGCATGATCGGAAACGTCATCCAGTCGCAGTACCTGCGCATCCTCGACTATCCGACGGCGGCCGCGCTGTCCTTCATCCTCATGGCCATCGTCCTGGTCATGGTCACCATCTACATCCGCCGAGCGGGGACGGAGGACCTGGTCTGA
- a CDS encoding ABC transporter ATP-binding protein, with product MTDKTEGGDVRLAGISKHYGSFTAVHPLDLTIPQGSFFALLGASGCGKTTTLRMIAGLEEPSTGTVSLGEREVTHLPPYKRPVNTVFQSYALFPHLDVSENIAFGLRRRGIKSVKKQVDDMLELVQLGQFAQRKPHQLSGGQQQRVAVARALINHPQVLLLDEPLGALDLKLRRQMQLELKRIQTEVGITFVHVTHDQEEAMTMADTVAVMNGGRVEQLGAPAELYENPKTTFVANFLGTSNLIEAEVLEAGASDVVVSSAGTKLRVPAARCSTTPRAGGKLLVGVRPEKISLVHADAENTIEAGRNKVAGKIAASSFIGVSTQFVIDSPVCPELEVYVQNIERDARLVPGADVILHWNPEHTFGLDAAQDIDAGIETVEESA from the coding sequence ATGACTGACAAGACCGAAGGCGGCGACGTCCGCCTCGCCGGGATCAGCAAGCACTACGGATCCTTCACCGCCGTGCACCCGCTGGACCTCACCATTCCCCAGGGCTCCTTCTTCGCCCTGCTCGGCGCCTCGGGCTGCGGGAAGACCACCACCCTGCGCATGATCGCCGGCCTGGAGGAGCCCTCCACCGGCACCGTCAGCCTCGGCGAGCGCGAGGTCACGCACCTGCCGCCGTACAAGCGCCCGGTCAACACCGTCTTCCAGAGCTACGCCCTCTTCCCGCACCTCGACGTCTCGGAGAACATCGCCTTCGGGCTGCGCCGCCGCGGCATCAAGTCGGTCAAGAAGCAGGTCGACGACATGCTGGAGCTGGTCCAGCTCGGCCAGTTCGCCCAGCGCAAGCCGCACCAGCTCTCCGGTGGCCAGCAGCAGCGCGTCGCCGTGGCCCGCGCGCTCATCAACCACCCGCAGGTGCTGCTCCTCGACGAGCCGCTCGGCGCCCTCGACCTCAAGCTGCGCCGCCAGATGCAGCTGGAGCTCAAGCGCATCCAGACCGAGGTCGGCATCACCTTCGTGCACGTCACGCACGACCAGGAGGAGGCCATGACCATGGCCGACACGGTCGCCGTGATGAACGGCGGCCGCGTCGAGCAGCTCGGCGCCCCCGCCGAGCTCTACGAGAACCCGAAGACGACCTTCGTGGCGAACTTCCTCGGCACCTCCAACCTCATCGAGGCCGAGGTCCTGGAGGCCGGCGCGTCCGACGTCGTCGTCTCCTCGGCCGGTACGAAGCTGCGCGTCCCGGCGGCGCGATGTTCGACCACACCCCGCGCCGGCGGCAAGCTGCTGGTCGGGGTGCGCCCGGAGAAGATCTCCCTGGTCCACGCGGACGCGGAGAACACCATCGAGGCCGGCCGCAACAAGGTCGCCGGCAAGATCGCGGCCTCCTCCTTCATCGGGGTCTCCACCCAGTTCGTCATCGACAGCCCGGTCTGCCCGGAGCTGGAGGTGTACGTGCAGAACATCGAGCGCGACGCCCGCCTCGTCCCCGGCGCCGACGTGATACTGCACTGGAACCCGGAGCACACCTTCGGCCTGGACGCGGCCCAGGACATCGACGCCGGCATCGAGACGGTCGAGGAGAGCGCGTGA